Proteins encoded together in one Anopheles darlingi chromosome 3, idAnoDarlMG_H_01, whole genome shotgun sequence window:
- the LOC125954742 gene encoding uncharacterized protein LOC125954742 isoform X4 → MEAAAIRSMQQVGPASGQRTDSGPSPQPSLPGMSYQQRVPTATAVQIHRPAETAQSYSKGGQTPSQTTVPRSAASPLSPPRPGPGAAGAVSFPSYAGVPAREAPMRYVQNTTYSGSTYVRENSFTRIPHIQSVVTEYRQGVPSSVSNNLPASISIVNSGMDVVPLHTVVHHQSQSPTIAQQVAVGGPLAQSALMVSAVHQSSPSQSVMQQAPQSQPTPRPRISLLHPNPDFHLSTRSVVTTVVPPPDGTGPPAFKKIRLNDPVVIGHPLSQSAIVGGAGAGAGAGAGAGAGAGAGAGAGAEAGAGAGAGAGAGAGAGAGAGAGAGAGAGAGAGAGAGAGGGGAGGGGGGGGGGGVGGGGGEGGGSIGTSVGNVATTMLKVDTRETPPVVIVPSGAYHPQVEAISPTLPSDPMEELRATKDELLQQIAKVDNDIDKAEKKIASLKKKQESLEEASAKPATEDSSSETQPKHRNLAQKIYAENRKRASAAHAVLSSLCTFNIDLPLYNQPSDAEVCREIQERHRTFKDRLLLHFRSVKSERAAKQSEMTERYALLSQDWAKRVDKMEASAKRKAKEAKNREFFEKVFPELRKQREDKERFNRVGSRIKSEADLEEIMDGLQEQAMEDKKMRSYAVIPPLMLDSRQRRLVFNNENGALIDMEMEFKERLNLNVWTSGEKEIFREKFLQHSKNFGTIAASLDRKSAQDCVRYYYLSKKTENYKQLLRKSRQRTRSSRNPQKSNQQQTQSIVDAMTTGVTTRLQREQQQKTVGRDRAANSTNNTIGSSATPGIGHVTTNPPNVALVTSNSVNSTNSNNVCSSAGISSSSVSNSTNGSVDNGTAADKSPGIAIIETSAMPNSSPAPITATGCDESMTSPSTGATNNVNRREGLSTNVGKPVVLTNNEHCTIDMTTERSDAPATGAVAGGVAVAAAAAKERDLSVTVVTEGVLSSAPARTLPESPAVPQLSSSSEQRGGVSSPNSLLLTTLAPKNVVPTTSDSIPKSGLVSGNSDGTEKICSFVPSSTSITLTPVEFPLNGIKPALPRNTNATSIGVCAPSSTTSMVELKLGSVVASVVSSKMTNAKEELHFKYEKNISEAMHKHEGEANSDVGSFDSGTESKDQSTGRAALYTCFICKTEMCSRTRPLDRSRAAQYSVPEADVPPGARICNSCQCKSVKSRYTQCPLPTCPNPKDRVKRFRNLPARLFELAPDVRDPIIEEFQIPTNVTKCCSACLTRIRRKMGSHLLGNTSMTDEEAVKFKELLQDHGPQWNQLADLLSKPPAVLKSCYFHYKKNYGLEVAISEYYKQHPNEDRIAAFSDGDDSDLSGGTSSSDELDASSDTTASAESPTSGNNGSIEVPQRKVNAAGAGNMAVASCSTSDVMAMATGNTNSPEELIRDSVGTNVAVNNSVSGISSSCDKASIVKECGVVLNVAGPGVNAGNTNSNNGKSNDVNVSLAPPTKTTNAVSSVSSINIAFEDDRLLPPGQPQPRKSLRQTEEYDSSATETADEENESSPANRQSPKVAQHNPLVSHTHYPPPLHHNSNFSLGHNSAAQGYHSQPNGSRAVVTANDISGSPQNVRDVMLNVIERSLKSNPNVLGGKSLTSGLRDLQFGTASGPPTSSSSTSSATVVCDYRDSTKTHSCTTPVVSVISETNVSSAPSLSQSAVPGPHQQISMPTVSSLGIAIIHSHGQIVNELASTQQTQHSTIPAPLSGGSPTAHNPLSHPLGGQIPATITPIPHPIHQPSPLMRSNEEPQTLDLSIKKTSRSDATERVAVPTTKAALEINFPPPSAHNQNTNILHGSNSGANSNGNSTSSNSTSGHNIISSSSSALGNKFLLGPTSSNSGVGGAGSATVYRTDSSVVGPNIPQVPPGSSVGSAGAAAYIGYHPGVVGSASDVMGRPLTKSPSGTTAYLTIPSPGGSVIPLQASGRQSTISSLTPPPSTLLPPGSSGVLKGKTTSKLSPKMPPSGGTTVGTSGSLGSSGLGTKTGSITHGTPVNISHSPQQQSQIIQGQLPSGTTTLSPRYENHFLRQTPPSSSGGNGGVSSGRPSSSSSPVIANEKFVGSITQGTPVHGGGGLLPDKRSSQGAASAYDYKLANRQSPAQTMPPLSGGGTHVLPTQFVPYVGRSGSGGGTGGNSGNEPSGASTNVAAYSPLDPTSQQLSSRQIILNDYITSQQMQGRSGSSGGSGSIGPTGMPLVVAASSTGRLDKESPMSRSAAGGPPLLPGSIYGLVGSSVGPQGVLSRQGGNIDYRSRTSPAADHVNRISPVYSNTSSPHRTPPPPQRQGVIQRHNTSSNSSGGSSSISSSNNGGNNGGGNSSTNIISGSSSKPPSPAPNRYHLQPPPPPSQHGYLQDAFTSFVDLAVQQQPMTVPHKDENKRTITEQHPQLSVGSIGAPPPIHHHDIRYHHPSMLQLHHQQQQQQQQQQQQQQQQQQQQQQQQQQQQQQQQQQQQQQQQQQQQQQQQQQQQQQQQQQQQQQQQQQQQQQQQQQQQQQQQQQQQQQQQQQQQQQQQQQQQQQQQQQHQQAAAAAAAAAVAQHHQQLRHQQQIDLQRRHQQSPLHPSLQQLTPIQQLGYQRDHQPPSHLDHRDRRDEMHFRERAELERTIMVERAERERERERERERERERERERECERVRERERERERERDNRERRDHLERERERDRERERERERERERERERDRDRERMERHQDVDTDRRRKHHYEGYMPERRERAIDLVPGRNTSDGSLTAANLIDAIITHQISQTAVEPPPLPTNRDTHRATYHPSRDHRGQYGLNENNGNKSQSPNVINVDVDSESTVVQQHQTRRADGGLASVNNVGGMKNITLGELTESIIAKDYSPNPNPYLALRPPIVPYGATATAATAGPDGILVTDHWKHRRSTTVTPSIKEETVQQQQQSHAQAQTQQQQSQPQPQTQSQSQPEPQSHSQAQSQPHPQTQQQQQTLQPQTHTQQQQKTQQQQPQQQQPQQQQPQHQTQQQQQSQSQQQQRQSQSQPQSQPQSQPQSHPQSQSQPQSQPQSQSQSQPQSQPQPQSQPQSQPQSQPQSQPQSQPQSQSQPQPQPQPQPQPQLQPQPQPQPQSQPQPQSQSQAQAQAQAQAQAQAQSQPQPQTQTQAQSQIQTQPQTQPQTQPQTQPLPQQSPQQQQQPGRNTPQERHIIRLAQSPGPRNKLHESVSPDAPPFFHPGTPMSRVGNNANTGGVRDNFTLDFYVKNRIVEAMRTPDDKRTSDSAIAGLVDSSNRSELQQSPRSFQNHSPHRQSPAQHHVKDVAVDGIGTPVSTAGEGSLSGASEDTASRNSISSTVVVTTGCTVTSIVSSLAHNTYHQQPIASFTTPPTYAYPFSALTVAGGAPTMPVSIVASSSGHGTISSSVPTTSTAIIGSTSGSSHNIGGTSSGGVKSSNILLTSGAAVTSNSGINNGGGKDGTSGVGVLIDDRLVSVAIEPKPLLSAQYEALSDED, encoded by the exons ATGGAAGCAGCCGCCATCCGTTCAATGCAGCAGGTCGGGCCAGCGAGCGGTCAACGGACCGATTCTGGCCCTTCTCCGCAGCCTTCTCTACCCGGAATGTCCTATCAGCAACGTGTCCCGACGGCGACTGCTGTGCAGATTCATCG ACCTGCCGAAACAGCGCAGAGTTACAGCAAAGGTGGCCAAACACCATCGCAGACGACTGTTCCTCGGTCGGCAGCAAGTCCGTTATCTCCACCAAGACCTGGACcgggcgctgctggtgctgttagTTTTCCATCTTACGCAGGCGTTCCGGCGAGAGAGGCACCGATGCGTTACGTGCAAAACACTACGTACAGTGGTTCGACCTACGTGAGAGAAAATTCTTTCACGCGAATCCCTCATATTCAATCGGTTGTCACGGAATACCGACAGGGTGTACCATCATCGGTGTCAAACAATTTGCCAGCATCGATTAGCATCGTTAACAGCGGTATGGATGTGGTGCCCCTTCACACCGTTGTCCATCATCAATCGCAGTCACCTACAATTGCACAGCAAGTAGCTGTTGGTGGGCCTCTGGCGCAGTCGGCCCTCATGGTATCGGCAGTACATCAAAGTTCTCCATCGCAATCCGTGATGCAACAGGCTCCTCAGTCCCAGCCAACGCCAAGACCTCGCATTTCGCTGCTGCATCCGAATCCGGATTTTCATTTATCAACACGCTCAGTTGTAACGACGGTTGTCCCTCCCCCGGATGGGACAGGACCACCGGCTTTCAAGAAGATCCGATTGAATGATCCGGTTGTTATCGGCCATCCGCTATCGCAGTCAGCGATAgtaggaggagcaggagcaggagcaggagcaggagcaggagcaggagcaggggcaggagcaggagcaggagcaggagcagaagcaggagcaggagcaggagcaggagcaggagcaggagcaggagcaggagcaggagcaggagcaggagcaggagcaggagcaggagcaggagcaggagcaggagcaggagcaggaggaggtggagcaggaggaggaggtggaggaggtggaggaggtggagtaggaggaggaggaggagaaggaggaggatctATTGGCACATCGGTGGGAAACGTTGCAACAACTATGCTGAAGGTGGACACGCGAGAAACACCACCGGTGGTTATCGTGCCGTCAGGTGCTTATCATCCACAAGTGGAAGCCATTTCTCCCACACTGCCCAGTGACCCAATGGAGGAGCTGAGGGCCACCAAGGATGAATTACTGCAACAAATTGCTAAAGTTGACAATGATATAGACAAGGCGGAGAAGAAAATTGCATcgttgaaaaagaaacaggaATCGCTGGAGGAAGCATCGGCCAAGCCGGCCACTGAAGATAGTTCGTCCGAAACGCAACCGAAGCATCGTAACTTAGCGCAGAAGATCTATGCCGAAAATCGCAAGCGTGCCTCTGCTGCACATGCCGTCCTTAGCTCGTTGTGTACGTTCAATATTGACCTTCCGTTGTACAATCAGCCGTCGGATGCAGAAGTTTGCCGGGAAATTCAAGAGCGACATCGAACATTTAAGGATCGGCTGCTCCTGCATTTCCGTAGTGTCAAGTCCGAGCGGGCAGCGAAACAGAGTGAAATGACGGAACGGTATGCGCTGTTATCGCAAGATTGGGCAAAGCGCGTTGACAAAATGGAAGCAAGCGCAAAAAGGAAGgcgaaagaagcgaagaatCGTGAATTTTTCGAAAAGGTATTCCCAGAGCTTCGAAAGCAACGGGAAGACAAGGAGCGATTTAATCGTGTAGGGTCTAGAATTAAATCCGAGGCGGACCTAGAAGAGATCATGGATGGGCTGCAAGAGCAG GCCATGGAGGATAAGAAGATGCGCTCATATGCTGTGATTCCACCTTTAATGTTAGACTCCAGACAAAGAAGGCTAGTGTTTAATAATGAAAATGGAGCATTGATAgatatggaaatggaattcaaG GAGCGATTGAATCTGAATGTGTGGACATCTGGCGAAAAAGAAATTTTCCGGGAAAAATTTTTGCAGCATTCAAAAAATTTCGGAACGATCGCAGCCAGTTTGGATCGCAAAAGCGCACAG GATTGTGTACGATATTACTACCTCAGTAAGAAGACCgaaaattacaaacaattgTTAAGGAAATCCAGGCAGCGTACGAGAAGTTCTAGGAACCCTCAAAaatccaaccagcagcaaacgcaatCGATAGTGGATGCGATGACTACTGGTGTTACGACAAG ACTACAacgtgaacaacaacaaaagactGTAGGCCGTGATCGTGCCGCGAATTCAACCAATAATACGATAGGAAGCAGCGCTACACCTGGCATAGGACACGTAACGACTAATCCACCTAATGTAGCGCTTGTCACTAGCAACAGCGTCAATAGCACCAACAGTAACAATGTTTGCAGTAGTGCCGGaatcagtagtagtagtgttagTAACAGTACCAACGGAAGTGTAGACaatggtactgctgctgataaaaGCCCTGGTATTGCCATTATTGAAACCAGCGCAATGCCCAATTCTTCACCGGCACCGATTACAGCTACAGGGTGCGATGAGTCGATGACATCTCCAAGTACAGGAGCAACTAATAACGTTAATAGAAGAGAAGGTCTCAGTACGAATGTGGGAAAACCGGTTGTGCTTACCAATAACGAGCATTGTACCATAGACATGACTACCGAACGATCGGATGCTCCTGCTACtggcgctgttgctggtggtgttgctgttgctgcagcagcagcaaaggaaaGGGACCTGAGTGTAACGGTTGTAACGGAGGGTGTATTATCGTCGGCTCCAGCACGGACACTGCCCGAATCCCCTGCAGTACCACAACTGTCAAGTTCCAGTGAACAACGAGGTGGTGTATCATCACCGAACAGTTTACTATTGACTACACTTGCTCCCAAGAATGTAGTCCCTACAACATCAGATAGCATTCCGAAAAGTGGATTAGTATCAGGAAATAGTGATGGAACCGAGAAAATTTGCTCATTTGTACCATCTTCAACATCGATTACGTTGACGCCGGTCGAGTTTCCGCTTAATGGTATAAAACCAGCATTACCAAGGAACACAAATGCTACTTCGATTGGTGTTTGTGCACCATCTTCAACTACTTCCATGGTTGAGTTAAAACTTGGATCCGTAGTAGCCAGTGTCGTTAGCAGCAAAATGACCAATGCGAAGGAAGAATTGCATTTCAAATATGAGAAGAACATAAG TGAAGCAATGCATAAGCATGAAGGAGAAGCAAACAGTGATGTTGGCAGCTTCGACAGTGGAACAGAAAGTAAAG ATCAATCTACAGGGAGAGCTGCATTGTATACTTGCTTTATCTGTAAAACGGAGATGTGTTCACGGACGAGACCACTTGACAGGAGTCGTGCGGCACAATATAGCGTCCCAGAAGCAGACGTACCGCCTGGTGCTCGGATTTGTAACAGCTGTCAATGCAAATCGGTAAAATCAAGGTACACCCAGTGCCCTTTACCGACATGTCCTAATCCAAAGGATCGTGTCAAGCGTTTCCGCAATCTACCAGCACGGTTGTTTGAACTTGCCCCCGATGTTCGGGATCCAATCATCGAAGAATTTCAAATACCAACTAACGTAACTAAATGCTGCTCAGCATGTTTGACACGCATTCGGCGCAAGATGGGCTCGCATTTGCTTGGTAATACAAGTATGACCGATGAAGAGGCAGTTAAGTTCAAAGAGCTTCTTCAGGATCATGGACCACAATGGAATCAGCTAGCAGATTTGCTTTCCAAGCCACCTGCAGTACTTAAGAGCTGCTACTTCcactacaaaaaaaattacgGCCTCGAAGTAGCTATAAGCGAATATTACAAGCAACATCCTAACGAGGATCGAATAGCTGCATTTTCTGATGGAGATGATTCCGATCTGAGCGGTGGAACTTCGTCATCCGATGAGCTTGATGCTAGTAGCGATACGACGGCATCTGCCGAAAGTCCTACGAGCGGAAACAATGGAAGCATCGAAGTTCCACAGAGAAAGGTGaatgcagctggtgctggaaacATGGCGGTTGCATCTTGCAGCACTTCTGATGTGATGGCTATGGCTACTGGCAATACTAACAGCCCTGAGGAATTGATAAGAGACTCTGTTGGCACGAACGTCGCCGTTAATAACAGTGTAAGCGGAATTTCGTCATCGTGTGACAAAGCAAGCATAGTGAAGGAATGTGGAGTAGTGCTGAACGTGGCAGGACCTGGAGTGAACGCGGGAAATACTAATAGCAACAATGGAAAGAGTAACGATGTAAACGTTTCGCTAGCTCCtccaacgaaaacaacaaatgctGTGTCCTCCGTTTCATCAATAAATATAGCCTTCGAGGATGATCGATTGCTACCACCGGGCCAACCGCAACCAAGAAAATCCCTAAGACAAACTGAGGAGTATGACAGTTCGGCGACGGAGACCGCTGATGAAGAAAACGAATCTTCCCCGGCTAATCGTCAAAGTCCCAAGGTTGCGCAGCATAACCCTTTAGTATCACATACGCATTATCCTCCTCCATTGCATCACAATTCTAACTTCTCGTTGGGACACAATTCTGCTGCACAGGGATATCATTCCCAACCCAATGGTTCACGTGCGGTAGTTACTGCGAATGATATAAGTGGCTCGCCCCAGAATGTACGCGATGTTATGCTAAATGTTATAGAGCGCTCTCTTAAGAGCAATCCAAACGTTCTGGGTGGAAAATCTCTGACATCGGGGCTACGTGACCTGCAGTTTGGCACTGCATCTGGTCCACcaacatcttcatcgtcaACCAGTTCGGCAACAGTCGTGTGCGACTATCGCGActccacaaaaacacataGCTGTACAACACCGGTGGTTTCAGTTATATCGGAAACAAATGTGTCTTCGGCTCCATCATTATCACAATCGGCCGTACCTGGCCCGCATCAGCAGATTTCGATGCCAACAGTATCATCCCTAGGGATTGCAATTATACATTCCCACGGTCAGATAGTTAATGAACTTGCTAGTacgcagcaaacacaacattcaACGATCCCAGCACCGCTCTCTGGTGGAAGTCCAACGGCACACAATCCGCTGAGTCATCCTTTGGGCGGTCAAATTCCAGCCACAATTACACCAATTCCTCACCCGATTCATCAACCGTCACCGCTGATGCGATCCAATGAAGAACCACAAACATTGGATCTAAGTATCAAGAAAACGTCAAGATCGGATGCTACCGAACGAGTTGCGGTGCCAACTACAAAGGCAGCTCtagaaataaattttcctccACCATCAGCCCATAATCAAAACACCAACATTCTTCACGGTTCGAATTCTGGGGCAAACAGCAATGGTAACAGTActagtagcaacagcaccagtggTCACAACAttatcagcagtagcagcagcgctctCGGCAACAAATTCCTCCTAGGCCCAACTTCATCAAACTCAGGGGTTGGCGGTGCGGGTTCAGCTACCGTATACCGAACGGATAGTTCGGTCGTGGGGCCAAACATTCCACAAGTGCCACCCGGCTCTTCTGTAGGATCTGCTGGGGCCGCGGCGTACATCGGCTATCATCCAGGTGTTGTGGGATCCGCGTCAGACGTTATGGGGCGACCGTTGACAAAATCGCCTTCTGGCACAACAGCGTATCTGACCATTCCATCACCTGGTGGTAGCGTGATTCCGTTACAAGCATCTGGACGCCAATCGACGATATCGTCACTGACCCCACCACCATCTACACTCCTACCTCCGGGTAGCAGCGGTGTATTGAAAGGGAAAACCACGTCGAAGTTGAGTCCGAAAATGCCCCCTAGTGGTGGTACAACTGTAGGAACCAGCGGTAGTCTCGGTAGTTCCGGTTTGGGAACGAAAACTGGATCGATCACACACGGTACGCCAGTAAATATAAGTCattcaccgcagcagcaatcacaaaTCATCCAAGGACAGTTACCATCCGGTACTACAACGCTTAGCCCGCGGTACGAAAATCATTTTTTGCGTCAAACTCCCCCCTCTTCATCCGGTGGAAATGGTGGCGTATCTAGCGGCCGACCAAGTAGTTCCTCTTCGCCGGTTATTGCGAACGAAAAGTTCGTTGGTTCAATTACTCAAGGAACGCCTGTTCATGGAGGAGGCGGATTGCTTCCGGATAAACGCAGCTCTCAAGGGGCCGCTAGCGCATACGACTACAAATTGGCCAATCGTCAGAGTCCGGCCCAAACAATGCCTCCtcttagtggtggtggaacacATGTTCTACCGACACAATTTGTTCCTTACGTCGGACGTAGCGGTAGTGGGGGTGGTACGGGTGGTAACAGTGGAAATGAACCTAGTGGCGCCTCCACCAATGTAGCCGCATATTCTCCATTAGATCCCACATCGCAGCAACTGAGTTCCCGGCAGATCATATTGAACGATTACATTACATCGCAGCAAATGCAAGGTCGCAGTGGAAGTAGCGGCGGTTCGGGTTCGATCGGGCCTACAGGGATGCCTTTGGTTGTTGCAGCAAGCAGCACTGGTCGATTGGATAAAGAATCCCCTATGTCGCGAAGTGCAGCTGGAGGGCCACCACTGTTACCTGGCTCAATATATGGACTCGTTGGCAGCAGCGTTGGACCACAGGGTGTCTTAAGTAGGCAAGGTGGTAATATCGACTACCGTAGCCGTACTTCGCCAGCAGCTGACCACGTGAACAG AATATCCCCGGTTTACAGCAACACGTCTAGTCCAcatcgaacaccaccaccaccccagcgACAAGGAGTCATCCAACGTCACAATACCAGCAGTAatagcagcggcggcagcagcagtatcagcagcagcaacaatggcgGAAATAATGGAGGCGGCAATAGTAGTACTAACATAATCAGTGGTAGCTCCTCCAAACCTCCGAGCCCGGCTCCAAATAGATACCATCTccaaccaccccctcctccttcgcaACACGGGTATCTGCAgg ATGCGTTTACCTCGTTCGTAGATTTGGCCGTACAGCAACAACCAATGACAGTACCACACAAGGATGAGAACAAACGTACGATCACGGAACAACATCCACAGCTTTCCGTGGGATCGATTGGCGCACCTCCACCAATTCATCACCATGATATAAGATATCATCATCCGAGCATGCTtcaacttcatcatcagcaacaacaacagcaacaacaacagcaacaacaacaacagcaacaacaacaacagcaacaacaacaacagcaacaacaacagcagcaacaacaacagcagcaacaacaacaacaacaacaacaacaacaacaacaacaacagcagcaacaacaacaacaacaacaacaacaacaacaacaacaacaacagcagcagcaacaacaacaacaacaacaacaacaacaacaacaacaacagcagcagcaacaacaacagcagcagcaacaacaacagcagcaacaacaacaacaacagcagcagcaacaacaacaacaacatcaacaggcggcagcggctgcagctgccgccgctgtagctcaacatcatcagcagctacgtcatcaacaacaa ATTGATTTACAGCGCCGACATCAGCAGTCGCCGCTTCACCCATCGCTTCAGCAGCTCACACCGATACAACAGTTAGGGTACCAGCGAGatcatcaaccaccatcacattTGGATCATCGCGACCGTCGCGATGAAATGCATTTCCGCGAGCGCGCGGAGCTTGAACGTACTATCATGGTCGAACGTGCCGAACgtgaaagagaacgagaacgtgAACGAGAGCGTGAACGTGAGCGCGAACGCGAGCGTGAATGCGAACGAGtaagagaacgagaacgcgAACGGGAACGCGAACGGGATAATCGTGAGCGGCGTGATCATCTCGAGCGTGAACGTGAACGGGACcgggaacgagaacgagaacgagaacgggaacgtgaacgggaacgggagcgCGATCGGGATCGTGAACGAATGGAACGGCATCAAGACGTCGACACGGATCGGCGGCGAAAACATCATTATGAAGGCTACATGCCTGAACGTCGAGAAAG AGCAATCGATCTCGTACCTGGTCGAAACACCTCCGACGGCTCATTAACGGCAGCAAACCTGATAGATGCAATTATAACCCACCAGATAAGTCAAACAGCAGTGGAGCCTCCACCTTTGCCAACGAATCGGGACACACATCGCGCGACCTAC CACCCATCACGTGACCATCGGGGACAATATGGTTTAAATGAGAACAATGGCAACAAATCACAGTCGCCAAACGTGATCAATGTAGATGTTGATTCGGAATCTACAGTtgtacagcagcaccagacccGAAGAGCAGACGGTGGTTTGGCTAGTGTTAACAATGTCGGCGGCATGAAAAATATTACTCTTGGTGAGCTGACCGAATCGATCATTGCGAAAGATTACTCACCAAATCCGAATCCGTACTTGGCACTGCGTCCACCGATCGTACCTTacggtgctactgctactgcagcaACCGCTGGTCCTGATGGAATTCTCGTGACAGATCATTGGAAGCATCGCCGCTCGACAACAGTTACTCCATCTATAAAAGAGGAAaccgtacagcagcaacaacagtcgcATGCGCAGGCCCAgactcagcaacaacagtcacAACCACAGCCGCAGACGCAGTCACAATCGCAGCCGGAACCGCAGTCACATTCTCAGGCGCAATCACAGCCGCATCCacagacgcagcagcaacaacaaactttgcagccacagacacacacgcagcaacaacaaaagacacagcagcaacagccccagcagcagcaacctcaacagcagcaaccacagcaccaaacacaacaacagcaacaatcgcagtcgcaacaacaacagcgacaatCGCAGTCTCAGCCGCAGTCACAGCCGCAGTCTCAGCCGCAGTCTCACCCGCAGTCACAGTCACAGCCGCAGTCTCAACCACAGTCACAATCACAGTCACAGCCACAGTctcagccacagccacagtctCAGCCGCAGTCACAGCCGCAGTCACAGCCGCAGTCTCAACCGCAGTCTCAGCCGCAGTCACagtcacagccacagccacagccacagccacagccacagccacagctacagccacagccacagccacagccacagtcacagccacagccacagtcacagtcacaggcacaggcacaggcacaggcacaggcacaggcacaggcacagtcACAG ccacagccacagacacagacacaggcacagTCACAGATACAGacacagccacagacacaACCACAGACACAACCACAGACACAACCACTGCCCCAACAGtcgccacaacaacagcagcagccgggtcGAAATACGCCACAAGAACGTCACATCATACGACTCGCACAGTCTCCTGGACCTAGAAATAAATTGCATGAATCAGTGTCTCCTGACGCACCTCCCTTCTTCCATCCTGGCACTCCGATGTCACGTGTTGGAAATAATGCCAATACTGGAGGCGTGCGTGACAACTTTACTTTAGATTTTTACGTCAAAAATCGTATTGTGGAAGCCATGCGCACGCCAGACGACAAACGTACTTCTGATTCAGCGATAGCGGGCTTAGTTGATAGCAGCAATCGATCAGAGCTGCAACAATCGCCACGAAGCTTTCAAAATCACTCACCTCATCGCCAGTCGCCAGCACAGCACCATGTCAAGGATGTTGCCGTTGATGGGATCGGAACTCCGGTTTCAACTGCCGGCGAAGGATCTCTGTCAGGTGCTAGCGAGGACACTGCTTCACGAAATTCAATATCGTCAACAGTAGTTGTCACAACTGGATGTACGGTTACGTCGATAGTTAGCTCGTTAGCACATAACACCTACCATCAACAACCGATAGCGTCGTTCACTACGCCACCAACGTACGCCTATCCATTTAGTGCGCTTACCGTAGCAGGTGGAGCGCCAACAATGCCTGTATCGATAGTAGCTTCATCGAGCGGCCATGGCACAATATCTTCGTCAGTTCCCACTACGTCAACTGCGATTATTGGTAGTACAAGTGGTAGTTCACACAATATTGGAGGAACCTCTTCAGGAGGTGTCAAATCATCCAACATATTGCTAACGAGTGGTGCAGCTGTTACTAGCAACTCGGGAATAAATAACGGTGGTGGCAAAGATGGTAcaagtggtgttggtgtactAATAGATGATCGATTAGTGTCTGTCGCAATAGAACCGAAGCCGCTTCTATCTGCCCAATACGAGGCTCTTAGTGACGAGGATTAG